A portion of the Neorhodopirellula lusitana genome contains these proteins:
- a CDS encoding 4a-hydroxytetrahydrobiopterin dehydratase: protein MSSPPSPSPPSPEPGSQSAACDFSSKRCVPCEGGVPVIDAKQAASHLVHMPNWHLSDDGKSISWKMNTKNFVGAVERINRIAEVAEAEQHHPDLHITGYRHLTVVLTTHAIDGLSENDFIVAAKIDELFQ, encoded by the coding sequence ATGTCCAGTCCACCGAGCCCATCCCCCCCCAGTCCCGAACCTGGCTCGCAATCCGCTGCTTGCGATTTCTCGTCGAAGCGTTGCGTTCCGTGTGAAGGCGGTGTTCCGGTGATCGATGCTAAGCAAGCGGCATCACATCTGGTTCACATGCCGAACTGGCATCTCAGTGACGACGGCAAATCAATTTCCTGGAAGATGAATACCAAGAACTTCGTTGGTGCCGTCGAACGCATCAACCGCATTGCGGAGGTCGCTGAAGCGGAACAGCATCATCCGGATTTACACATCACCGGCTACCGGCATCTGACTGTCGTGCTAACTACCCATGCGATCGATGGGCTGAGTGAAAATGACTTTATTGTTGCCGCCAAGATTGATGAGTTGTTCCAATGA
- a CDS encoding RNA polymerase sigma factor: MNQPNQPDTSAANSSSRRSPQPTELGGDESIDSDTVAEQQRLVDSIRAGEETAWQTVIDRYEGRLLAFVQRRLNDRSVSEDIVQETFVGFLISLPNYDPRRKLESYLFSICSYKLTDYLRASGRRPTLPLVGRGGSFEGSVGAIPIPGRDRVASSIARSAERQDIEQRVVAEAISEQIQRWRETDNHVKLKAIELIFVAGAGNLEVAERLGLTQQQVANLKSDFLTRLKAIVSRQDLDASVFPELTD, from the coding sequence ATGAACCAGCCAAACCAGCCGGACACGTCAGCCGCGAACTCATCATCGAGACGCTCACCACAGCCAACAGAGCTTGGTGGCGATGAGTCGATTGATAGCGACACCGTGGCGGAGCAACAACGGTTGGTCGATTCCATTCGCGCCGGGGAAGAGACGGCGTGGCAAACCGTGATCGACCGCTACGAAGGACGCCTGCTCGCGTTTGTTCAGCGGCGGCTGAATGATCGCAGCGTCAGCGAGGATATCGTCCAGGAAACCTTTGTCGGTTTCCTCATCTCACTGCCCAACTACGACCCGCGGCGCAAACTGGAAAGCTATCTGTTTTCTATTTGCAGCTACAAGCTGACCGACTACTTGAGAGCTTCGGGACGGCGACCAACTCTGCCGTTGGTGGGCCGTGGCGGAAGCTTCGAAGGCTCGGTGGGGGCCATTCCCATTCCAGGCCGAGACCGAGTGGCGAGCTCGATCGCTCGCAGCGCTGAACGCCAAGATATCGAGCAACGCGTGGTTGCCGAGGCGATCAGCGAACAGATCCAACGCTGGCGCGAGACCGACAACCACGTCAAGCTGAAAGCGATCGAGCTGATCTTTGTCGCGGGTGCTGGCAACCTCGAAGTCGCCGAGCGACTCGGCTTAACCCAGCAACAAGTCGCCAACCTAAAGAGCGACTTCCTGACCCGCCTCAAAGCAATCGTCAGCCGCCAAGATCTCGACGCCAGCGTCTTCCCCGAGCTAACCGATTAA